TAGTTAATGTTGGTAGTGTAGGTCAACCCCGCGACGGAGATCCTAGAGCTTCATTTTGCGTGTACGATGACGAGGATCAAAGAGTAGAAATTTTTCGGGTTGGTTACGATGTAGCTAAGGCAGCCTCTAGCATTGTTAATCAGAATCTCCCATCTAATTTAGCTAATCGACTATATGACGGGAGGTAATATTAATTATATTGAATGAGTAATAATCAGATAAAAAGTCGCATCAAGCAATTGCGGCAATTAATTAGAGAAGCCGACCATCGTTATTATTTGCTTAGCGATCCGGAAATTTCTGATAAGGAGTACGATCAGCTTTTAACCGAGCTTAAAAATTTAGAGGATCAATACCCGCAGCTAGTTACTAAAAATTCTCCCACCCAACGTGTTTCCAGTGATTTAGTTGAAAACTTTCCTACTGTAAAGCATAAGGTTAAGATGTTGTCTTTGGACAATACTTATTCTATCGAGGAGCTAAAGGGGTGGGAAAGCAAAATAAAACGGATACTTAAGCGAGAGGTTGACTTAGGTTATCTGGTTGAGCCTAAGATTGACGGGGTGAGCTGCTCTTTAGTCTATGAAAAGGGAGTTTTGGTCCTTGGTTCCACTCGTGGCAATGGGGAGATGGGGGAAGATGTTACTGCTAATGTCAGAACAATTCATTCGATTCCGCTTACCTTGCGCGATGGATATCCCCAAAGTATTGAAGTTCGCGGCGAGATATATATGGAAAAGACTGATTTTCAAAAGGTTAATAAAGAAAGGGTTGCTCAAAACCAAGCTCTTTTTGCTAACCCTCGTAATGCAACCAGCGGGTCACTTAAGTTGTTAGATCCTGCTGTGGTTTCTAGAAGAAAACTAAAGTGTTTAATTCATTCTTTTGGTTGGGCTAAAGGTGTAAGTTTTAAAACTCATCAGGATTTTTTTGATAAGGTAAATCAATGGGGTTTTCCGGTCGATGATCGAAGCGTTCACTGTGAGAATTTAGAAAAGGTCATAGAGTATTGCTTGAAGCAAGAATCCGAGCGTAATAGTTTTCCTTACGAAATCGATGGAATGGTAATTAAGGTGAATAGTCTTAATTTACAGAAGGAACTAGGAGTAACACTTAAATCGCCGCGTTGGGCTGTAGCTTATAAATTTCCGGCACACCAAGTAACTACTAAGATTGAGGGAATTGAATTTGGAGTCGGCAGGACCGGTACGATTACTCCGGTTGCGATATTAGAACCAGTTAAATGTGGCGGTGTTGTTATTTCTAGGGCCACTCTCCATAACTTTGATGAAATAGAACGGTTGGGCGTCAAAAACGGTGATACGGTTTTGTTGGAACGAGCTGGGGAGGTTATTCCGAAAATAATAAAAGTCATCATTTCTAAACGCAAGGGGGTAGAGAGGAAGATAAATATTCCTTCTCGCTGTCCGGCTTGTAAAGCTAAAGTAGCTAAAGAGAAGGAGAGTGAAGTTTCTTGGTATTGCTTTAATATCGATTGTCCAGCTCAACTGAAACGATCACTTAGACACTTTGCTCATCGCGGGGCAATGGACATTGCGGGGTTCGGCGAAAGTTTGGTAAACGAACTGGTTGATCGTAAGGTTGTAAAAAGTATCGTCGATATCTACAGTTTGAATAGAGAAGATTTAATGAAGCTACCGTTGTTTAAAGAAAAAAAAGTAACCAATATAATTAATGCAATTGCCCTTAGCAAAAAACAAAGTTTTTCGCGGTTTTTGTATGGATTGGGAATTCGTCATGTTGGGGAAAAAGCAGCATCGCTTTTAGCTGGTCAATATAGGAGCATTGATCAGCTTGCCGGAATAAAAAAAGAAGACTTAGAGAAAATACCAGAGATCGGCCCAGTGATGGCTTCTTCGATCGTAGAATTTTTTTCAGCCTCAAAAACAAAAAAGATGCTTGAGGCCTTTAATGCGGCCGGACTTAATTTAAATCAAAAATTGCCGATAGTCAAATCGAGTAAAATCAAAGCAATGACCTTTGTTTTTACTGGAGAGTTGAAAAGTTTAAGTCGCAATCAGGCTAAGGAGCTTCTGGAAACACTTGGAGCTAAATGGTCTTCCTCGGTGAGTAAGGGTACTGATTATTTGGTGGCTGGCAGGAATCCGGGCTCAAAATACGCCAAGGCTAAGGAGATGGGCGTAAGGATTGTTTCAGAAAACGACTTTTTGAAGCTAATTGGCAAATAGATGGGTAACCTTTTTTAGCCAAATTTGGACCCTAAAAACCCACCTGTAAAAAATATCATTTTTTTTCTTGACAAAAATTTCGTTTATAGTATCATCGTTAGGT
Above is a window of Candidatus Omnitrophota bacterium DNA encoding:
- the ligA gene encoding NAD-dependent DNA ligase LigA, which produces MSNNQIKSRIKQLRQLIREADHRYYLLSDPEISDKEYDQLLTELKNLEDQYPQLVTKNSPTQRVSSDLVENFPTVKHKVKMLSLDNTYSIEELKGWESKIKRILKREVDLGYLVEPKIDGVSCSLVYEKGVLVLGSTRGNGEMGEDVTANVRTIHSIPLTLRDGYPQSIEVRGEIYMEKTDFQKVNKERVAQNQALFANPRNATSGSLKLLDPAVVSRRKLKCLIHSFGWAKGVSFKTHQDFFDKVNQWGFPVDDRSVHCENLEKVIEYCLKQESERNSFPYEIDGMVIKVNSLNLQKELGVTLKSPRWAVAYKFPAHQVTTKIEGIEFGVGRTGTITPVAILEPVKCGGVVISRATLHNFDEIERLGVKNGDTVLLERAGEVIPKIIKVIISKRKGVERKINIPSRCPACKAKVAKEKESEVSWYCFNIDCPAQLKRSLRHFAHRGAMDIAGFGESLVNELVDRKVVKSIVDIYSLNREDLMKLPLFKEKKVTNIINAIALSKKQSFSRFLYGLGIRHVGEKAASLLAGQYRSIDQLAGIKKEDLEKIPEIGPVMASSIVEFFSASKTKKMLEAFNAAGLNLNQKLPIVKSSKIKAMTFVFTGELKSLSRNQAKELLETLGAKWSSSVSKGTDYLVAGRNPGSKYAKAKEMGVRIVSENDFLKLIGK